The Synechococcus sp. BL107 nucleotide sequence CCGAGGCTGAATTCAGCATGGTGACCTTCCTGTTCGCAAATCTGACCCGCAGCGTTCACCCAATCAAGTGCACTTTGAAAGTCTTTAAAGCGAAGTGTTCGACTGAGATGGTGGTTGTCGATGACCGACCAACCGGGGAGTTCAGGGAGTGCCGCCTCGAGTTCTGATGTCGTGAGCTTGGGAGCCCCGATTTGGCATGGCGTACATGACTGATGGGCTAAGTCCAAAATGTACGAGTGGATTTGTGGTCGGTTCTTAGTCTGCATCCCATGGACGATTTCGATCCTATTTCGATCACGCTCTTCTGCGTTGCCTTGGCATCAACGGCCACGGTGCTGTTGTACGGATTTACACGGACAACGCGTCATGAGATTCAACGAACCCAAATGCGTC carries:
- a CDS encoding 4a-hydroxytetrahydrobiopterin dehydratase, coding for MQTKNRPQIHSYILDLAHQSCTPCQIGAPKLTTSELEAALPELPGWSVIDNHHLSRTLRFKDFQSALDWVNAAGQICEQEGHHAEFSLGWGRADATIYTHKVNGLTQADLVLAAKFVGITPPQL